The following coding sequences lie in one Silene latifolia isolate original U9 population chromosome 5, ASM4854445v1, whole genome shotgun sequence genomic window:
- the LOC141657064 gene encoding cyclin-dependent kinase F-4-like: MERYKLIKEVGDGTFGSVWRAINKETGEVVAIKKMKRKYYSWEECINLREVKSLKRMYHPNIVKLKEVIREHDILHFVFEYMECNLYQLMKVRGKPFSETEVRNWCFQVFQGLAYMHQRGYFHRDLKPENLLVSKDVIKIADFGLAREMTSALPYTEYVSTRWYRAPEVLLQSATYTSAVDMWAMGAIMAEMFTLRPLFPGSSEADEIYKICSVIGTPTEITWCHGLWLAGAMKYQFPQLPGANLATLLPSASKDAIKLITSLCSWDPFQRPTAAEALQHPFFQNCFYVPPSLRTKATVSRTPPSAGSRGFNEQKTARRYSGPGSLQNPKISRPNPSIAFGAGVQRKLEMDTKDSYKNSKSMTSSVKQPKYRPPARNSPSSTYTARTTRGITETAEKLSSMTLGSGRQAMRQSLPAPMKSGFHPGKPAFIGQSLPAPMKSGFHNGKPVFRSQVIQPTRSITRKVAG, from the exons ATGGAGAG GTATAAGCTTATCAAAGAAGTTGGTGATGGAACTTTTGGGAGTGTGTGGCGAGCTATAAATAAAGAAACTGGCGAAGTG GTCGCTATAAAGAAGATGAAGAGAAAGTACTATTCCTGGGAAGAGTGCATAAATCTGAGAGAAGTAAAG TCATTGAAGAGGATGTACCATCCTAATATAGTGAAACTGAAGGAGGTTATTAGGGAACATGATATCCTACATTTTGTGTTTGAATACATG GAGTGCAATTTGTACCAGCTTATGAAGGTTAGGGGAAAGCCTTTTTCCGAAACTGAAGTCAGAAATTGGTGCTTTCAAGTTTTTCAAGGCCTTGCCTATATGCATCAGCGTGGATACTTTCATAGAGATCTTAAACCAG AAAACCTTTTGGTTTCTAAAGATGTCATCAAGATAGCTGATTTTGGTCTTGCTCGAGAGATGACGTCAGCACTACCATATACAGAATATGTTTCTACTCGCTG GTATCGTGCTCCTGAAGTGCTGTTGCAGTCTGCCACATATACCTCTGCTGTTG ATATGTGGGCAATGGGTGCCATAATGGCTGAAATGTTTACGCTACGTCCTCTTTTCCCTGGTTCAAG TGAAGCAGACGAGATATACAAGATATGCAGTGTTATTGGAACTCCAACAGAGATCACTTGGTGCCATGGGCTTTGGCTTGCTGGAGCAATGAAATACCAGTTTCCACAG CTTCCCGGGGCAAATCTTGCAACTCTCTTACCCTCGGCAAGTAAAGATGCAATCAAGCTTATAACG TCACTCTGTTCATGGGACCCATTCCAAAGGCCAACAGCTGCTGAAGCCCTTCAACATCCCTTCTTCCAG AATTGTTTCTATGTACCTCCGTCCCTACGGACAAAGGCAACTGTCAGCAGAACACCACCATCTGCAGGATCTAGAGGATTTAACGAGCAGAAAACTGCAAGAAGGTATTCTGGTCCTGGAAGTCTTCAAAACCCAAAGATCTCACGTCCAAATCCTTCTATTGCTTTTGGTGCTGGGGTGCAACGAAAACTGGAAATGGATACCAAGGACTCATACAAGAACAGTAAATCTATGACTAGCTCAGTTAAACAACCCAAGTACCGGCCACCAGCGAGGAACAGCCCAT CCTCCACATACACAGCGAGGACGACCCGTGGAATAACAGAAACCGCGGAGAAGTTATCAAGCATGACACTGGGAAGTGGCAGGCAAGCAATGAGACAATCTTTACCAGCACCTATGAAGTCTGGATTCCATCCTGGAAAACCTGCGTTTATAGGACAATCTTTACCAGCACCTATGAAGTCTGGATTCCATAATGGAAAACCTGTGTTTAGATCTCAGGTTATCCAACCTACCAGAAGCATTACCAGGAAAGTTGCAGGATGA